The following is a genomic window from Melitaea cinxia chromosome 7, ilMelCinx1.1, whole genome shotgun sequence.
TATGAAATCTTTGACAAAAGACGACACCgtgcgactttaaatttgtttttattgttttttgtagaATCTATTAACTTACAACAGTTTTGTTTGGACTTACAATCTCAGTTTGACTATTAAAAGATGcttacaaaagttttaaaaacacaTAACAGTGccgattaaataaaaagtgtaaaagaaaatatcgaTGACTTGCAGATTCCTATCCTGTTTACTCATCAATATCGCACAGCGCCATCTGTACAACTAGAGGCATACTAACAACACAACTAACATTATCGAGCAACCCGCGTTCCACAATCCATACCTCGACAACGAACAGAACGTTGCATTAATAGAGCGCACTTCcgattatttatcaaaaaatgtcCTTATCGACAAACGACTTTATCGTAAAGCGATATCTGTTAAAGTAGGTACGTACTAAGTACGAAATCAACAACAACGAGCAATATGTGCTCCACTATTTATATCACAACAACATTACACCAATAGAGGGAACCTCCTGtagcaaaacaaaatatttaatttattttttaccaaaaaatcATGGAGAAAGTTCTAAACGcgcttaaaacaataaaaatggaTCTGGATAAACAAAGACTGGAAATCTGGGAAACCGGGTCAAGTcactcaaaatattaataatattttgtaggaAAAAAGAGTATATTTTCTCGAAAAACGAGAAAGGGAAAGAAGCTTGGTGTTTTTTGGCATTGAGAAGACTGGAACGTCATACGCTAGTctagaaagaaatataattaaatggaTAGAATAATACTTCTCCATCAAACCAATTTACATCGACATACAAGAGGTTAATAGAATAGGGATGAAGTCTGACAGACCTCGCTCATTAGTGCTAATTTTCTCCACACTTGGcgcataaattaaaataataaaataaaaacagttactTAAATATACAAACTACTATTTTAAGGAAGGCTACCCAAAACAAATACTGGAAAAAAGAAAAGTATTGCAGAAGCATGATACGAACACTAAATTTAGCTAGCAAGAAGATAGGATTGGAGGTGAACGTATCTAAAACAATGATAATGACAAACGCCAccgataaatatttgttaacagTGTACGATTAAATTACACGAGTAAATATGTATACGTGAAGGCATGAAAGGCGTATAATGTGTATATGGGAAGGCATGAAATACTGCTTCACCCTATTGAGCTACTGGTGATTGAATTCGATGTTATATAATACTTACCGGAAGTTGGCATGGTAACTCTCTCTTCACACATGGATTTCTTAGTTATAACTCATTTAAAACTCAAAACAACAAGAAACTTAGGTAAACAAATAAGCTTCAATCAGGATAATAACTGCTCAGAAATTGAAAGGCGTATTCAGCATACTGGCAAAAATACTGGAACttaaaagaaatttacaaaAGCAATATGCCAGTCAAACTTAAAACCAAAGTCATGTCGAGCTGTTTTATACCGTGTCTAACGTATGCTTGCCAGACTTGAAAATACACagagaaaacaaaaataaaaattagaacttGTTAATGTGGCCTAGAACGTAGCATACTCGAGATtagaaaaattgataaaataagaCACAAGAAGTATACTAAAGCTAGCGATGGACTAGAACATGCTCTAAATCAAAAATGGAAATGGTGATGTGGAAAGACTGTCAGATGAGCGTTGGACCTTAAGGGTGACACGGTGGGGAGGCCAAAGTGGCAAATGATATAGAAGAAGACCGCTCACTAGATGTACTGACGACATCACATAAGTAGCTGGCTCAGGATGGTTGCAAAGCCAGGTGAAGTTACTGGATCTCCTACTGGGTGCGACTCCCGGGAGGCGGATGGGCCCCCAGGGGTCGCCACTTGCTTGTCCTGCTTGCGAGTTGTAGGGATCCTAGTTTTGGACCCCCTTGGACCAAAAACCAGCAGAGGGACGGAGCGGGTGGTTCAGTCGCCCGTCCTGTAGCGCAAAAACGCGGTGGCCCAGCTGGGTtgtactggctccctggagctttgctcggttgctggtgcaatctgGCAGACCTGATGCGTGAGGGCCGgactgtgctggctccctggagctttgctcaATTATTGGTGCAGCCCGGCGGGtatccatgaggattttccccacgtaaaaaaaggatGGTTGCCTTGTAGCTTAGGGCAGGAAATCTGGAATTTTTGGAGGAAGTCTTCACCCGCGAAGGGGTTTTTACTAACTAGTATGTTGTATAGTTTTAGGATTAAGTttgatatatacatattacattaagatttttttttagaaataataaaaggattttttatttattatctattaaaaatgtttataatttcctcatgtgtggatataacacaaaaaataatacaaacaatttaatttattggtcTCCAGTATAATTAAACTAGGTTCATAATAGGTGTGTATTCGGcaatatctaaaattaaatctatatcacattgaaaaaataatttcacagTATTTCTTACAAATTATACACTTAAAATAACGTTTAAGGTACAGGGGTCCCCCCGATTTGTCAACtctataatttattgatatagtGACACCAGATAACCTCGATTTGTTATTAGTGATTAAATAAACAacgtcataattattattaatcactagTTATGCCCCGCCGTTCCAACcgcgtttattttattaaatttattattttaatagctaTATGCTATGAAAGCCTTACCATTATTAGTCAGTTAGACtaagcatttttgaatatcatatcaaaaattgaccagaCTAAGACATTGATTAGACTAAGGTTTTGATGAAGTATTCACGATCTGAAATAGTGAGTTGCTTGCTGTTGGTTAAATCAATGTTTGTTTCTGGAGCAATCTTTTgtgtattcaattttatattcttCTTTCATttctcttttaaataaaatgcctGTTTAggaatatttactaataaagttatcgtgatcatcatcatcactcatcatcacttaaGCCTATCGAAGTCCACTGCTCAACATAGGTCTCCAGATGGGTTGGTGTCCACATGGCTGGTTTTGTCACaccggagacgctgctgcccgtcttcggcctgtgtattccaaagtcagcagttggatggttgtcccgccattggtcggctttttaaattccaaggtggtagtgaaactctgttatcccttagtcgcctctaacAACACCCACCGGAAGaaagggtgtggctatattctttactgacAGTACAACatagtattttaatacatatattcaataaatagcTGCTGCctgcgacgtcgtctgcgtgaacgctatacagcaccaaaaatacctacggttataccttttaaaataacattcatttacccgtttcttctttacatttcatatctacagaaaggGCAGTAACTAACAGAGGGAGACTGTCAGATCATGTCACCACTATCATACCTCTTCGTTTTTTCAAGCGTTCCAAATACACCCGATATATGCAgatgactggtgaattactatcaatatttaaggAGGATACTCGTTATGTGATTCTCATTCGAATTGTGTAAAgaaaataggtacttaattatttaccaaattcccatacatttcaatttaaataaatgaaatgtagacaCAATAATTTCCAGCCATAACGGCGCGTGCGGCTTTGGTCTTGTACTGACAACTATAAATTAACCTCGCCaacatgatcaaatttaaattatttatatccaaaaagggattgatgatgatgtttttaaaatctcatagatggcgatgctttaaaattgtcttgatactaattatattcatttaattatgtttatcggcctaagttacttatgatttttatggtttgaagctagcttatagcatggttattaacataataataacaacattcaaatatgcgttgttagattacacgttgttacagaatgcgtttaagaaataaaggttccctgctcgttccccgtaggcgatagcgtgataatacGAGTATGTAGCCTTTATGTTGAtacgactttttaataatattcgtgccaaatttgaagtaaatccatgcagtactttttgagtttatcccgaacatacatacagacaaacagaaaaacagacaaacagacaaaaattctaaaaactatctTTTTGGCCTCagtgtcgattgtagatcacaccccaaatattcttttaaaaaaatattcaatgtacagttttgactttcctaccattttattatatgtatagataataattaatataataatacaaataaatagtaattcaaTTTGGGAAAAAAAGGATTTCTCTGTAAACTATATAAAAACGTAACTTTActatttatcattataatatttatttaatttgtttcaattatGTTATAAACCTTGGTTTCCCATAAGacttacatatttttaagaGTCACAATGTGTGCAAAACCGGCTTTAATAGAATATGAGTCATCGTAAGTTAAGTAGTAAGACCTAAGATAGCATGAACTGTCCTGGTATCATTTATAGATTAAGATAATATAGGTTTTGTGCAGCTATATTGCGGTGGGTGCTAATATAAATAGCAAGAATGACACGTTAAGAACATAATTATCCGTTTTGTAAGAGCGACACATACATCatgttttttaaatcaattttattaagcATCGCATTGCAGTTAGCTTGTGTGACTGGTACGTACTCGTATATGTAATGTACTTAGACACCTATTGAAATTCTGCACTTATGAGTGACTCTGCCATCTGAACTATACAATCTAGTTTTGTCAAAAATTTCATATGCttattatcttaaatatttGAAACTAGTGTACTTTTTTCAATGTTGGTAATTATTAGTTTCACAAATAGTAGAAATATTGTGAAAATTCCATAATAATCCAGAATATGAAGTCCTGAGTCAAAGTCTACAAGATTtgttagttatatttataatgtaaattatcTACTCATTTTTACATGTCTGTAACCAATTCCTTTGGGTTCGAGGACTAatgacaatacactaatttgataagattattctattttaaccgacttcaaaaaaggaggaggtgactcaattcgaccgtatatatctatgtatactcggggatcactttgttgtttatgaaccgattttgataatcctttttttgttggaaagcaaatatcctaagtgtggtaccatgataagaaaactaggatctgatgatgggatcccagagaaatcgagggaaactctggGAAATCCACATAACCTTTCTACtgggcgtaccgattttgatgatttttaatttaatcgaaggccgatgtttatcatgtggtcacatttaaatttcatcatgatctgattacaacttatctttgataatgcgtatttacttgactattttttcgcgtacctacgttgtattaattgtcgatgtaattgaagtcggtttttatttcgtttgcgagcaaacacaattattaatttggtttatttattaaagcgtgtttttttgttgattttaaattaatatttttatataggtatccAAGTATATAAGCTATTTTGTATGTTTTCAGCCTGCCCTACCATTGTCAGTAGAAGAGAATGGGGTGGATATGATCCATTCCAAATAATAAGGTTCCCTGGGCCAAGagatattgttattattcaGCACACCGTCACAGCCAGATGTACTACAGACTCGGCATGCAGAACTATGATACGGAGCATCGAAGACTACCACGTGGATACTTTGAACTACAACAGCATAGGAATGAAGTATGTGATTATGGGATTATTAACCAACAAAGCTGACGAGATTTGTTTAGTTATCATAGTTATGCTGAAATTAGGAAttacacataaattaataaaaaaaacctaataagtattaaattaatttatttctaatttctaGCTTCTTGATTGGTGGAAATGGAAAAATTTACGAAGGTGCCGGCTGGCAACAACAAGGATCTCATACTCGCGGATATAACCATAGATCTATTGGAATATCGTTTATTGGAAACTATAATCGTAAGTTAATCTAGTTTATTTGTCCAACTTTTGATCCACGTCTTGATCactttcatattattaactTCTATATAAGTTTATAGTTGATCGtccacataaaaaaattgtattaaatattgtattctttatatattactaCTAATAAGATGAAACTGTCTAATTACTTCATTCTGAGTAGTAATTGATAGTATAGGGATTTTGTAAATTGTTTAGATCGCttgttgtattattaaatttaattgaaatatttgagGCTTTAATTGATGTAAGAAAAAATGGAAATGATTTCgtactttaaatttttagtacctgggtgaccaagcttagctcggtattttttagtaaatcgttttttttttttgaaaattatacttaaatacgaattttatattgataaaatatgaataatattttttagtcttaccgacataataataaaaaaatattaactggttatttaaataaaaaatcacgagtgcaattagGAAAAAAGGGAAAAATACGATCTAGACATGAGGGTTTGAACCGGGGTCTTCTAGTCGGTCTCGACCGGCCGATTTTTTACGTGAACTATTAAAACTCAGTAGACCTccgcgaaatttaccttcgtattctaatgatattgtagccattttttcattccCTAAAAACAGgtataaaacgat
Proteins encoded in this region:
- the LOC123655027 gene encoding peptidoglycan recognition protein-like; translation: MFFKSILLSIALQLACVTACPTIVSRREWGGYDPFQIIRFPGPRDIVIIQHTVTARCTTDSACRTMIRSIEDYHVDTLNYNSIGMNFLIGGNGKIYEGAGWQQQGSHTRGYNHRSIGISFIGNYNHDQPSAAQLKAAQDLIRCGVQQRHLSSTYHLVGHRQLMATESPGRNLYRIIRGWPRFLADVSSIRN